One Babylonia areolata isolate BAREFJ2019XMU chromosome 20, ASM4173473v1, whole genome shotgun sequence DNA segment encodes these proteins:
- the LOC143294802 gene encoding uncharacterized protein LOC143294802: MAQVAHLVKHTVEPVSPRIEPPDKMDPGVDSRVGHGMFPAVNGEGGYGGGMGSPGFMPVGKLLRPRSPTRQCSIPKSDSSHFSLALMECQVGSAASEHIFHVQEHELVCAVSAQTSFVDGMGCVVSSLDVHYYWCNFCTFSTDTKTLLMQHVMKHRFHCRFCRYQSFSRADIIHHSVHTHPDFRETANTTRYCTLLSDYLRVQHPNKAPLNHQHQRKRKSPSGEEHGGQQQQRRKRNKSGQNGAKHKGPDKVPAECVLFEVGVEDGEGGGGVEEGGGEVRKEADSKGSSPPSLEEAAMDGSCGSSSSSGPSRLAHPTQPKDRPASESADQSVAQGFGPVPMDGQPAAVQVSSEPVMPPHLMPEALPLSGFQPPASCSSSSGFSGGSRTTTPSPPNLSTVGVGGSQQGPAEWICIYCTFTSASQKGIKRHCLRQHRGKPFKCISPCELDERSAPPLIRYDDAKMTSSAADVDCNRGSLQVKGSVGQTVYVAGHETADTAYSDEPPVLVKQKPVEFDMSVDTSKVHTRRPHIPAERKVDLKCFHCDFKSQYLSDLRSHIFTHHRGKSLNAMDTKDNTVFLCSKSSCAFTAFSGQSFLSHAQECIPWPEQKPSDSLGQDVVESLKATTRLAEHDMVSSSLPSLMDPSKENSDEFACIHCKDGFISSRRETKRHIVECHGAMCFVMRNMVAYRKKRKALVYFCQWCVWEGENKFLHDLHGVFCPDQYKKFSDQANSQTRRLSPQETGKDEGSMTASSISVDDMGMQQAEHGEENSTAHVCPVSLISNTAEISSEITACGQPEMLVEAHSVPGSDTADQWKPADVPQGDLQEEDMQAVLSLPEIITIEDSLDPPGEEFDGTIGPADVSVTQSDVCPRLLPPDISAADKDTHVTHPSLVSTSVADNGLLPLVLIPRVNSTENIVDSLDTIPAFDTCSNSVETDFLSDLALNISFKVDSAPDVEPFNTEASQTLPDLQAVTNRPHSDEHCDSNMPTDVVCPPDLSVDVQVAGNDESQSSAPDVSGIKNDVYPKPPDIHPMDSRMTCAPPLHSADGSHSEFSMDSAPADCVVDFTDCSTPALPDITATDSVHPLQVCPDVQVSPHSALQTLLSAEHLEPADGLCEADDDERTNLSCSSSNTSGSDSSDQPQSQVCEQQVMLQGQGNSQSSDQPQNKGSEQLVMSQGQGDGQEKQRCSKPKPSRKKVKDVWVDDYEVKCLNCEYQGNSLRSLKTHMMDDHSQTVSFPFRSIHHRTLHYRSSFFACPSFDCMVYDDNESSMVNHYRENHSSQPHPYTLPSYTPAPVKCRRRTNTKPRGLKKPPRSLSQAMAQGAKAPTDCSEQYMCLYCDQNVYTDTVSAMKAHCLSNHTGQTITVRDVMAHKERRPSRFLVCDQPVCDFWTFERDQLDRHMETQHSEQLLALADRSFQCVACGWITSDDASVHRHVLEMHESEGGATVVTLAHGDEQQAVEERYITIVSDVDSQCH, encoded by the coding sequence ATGGCACAGGTGGCACACCTTGTGAAGCACACAGTAGAGCCTGTCTCACCGAGAATTGAACCCCCTGACAAGATGGATCCTGGGGTGGACAGTAGGGTGGGTCATGGGATGTTTCCAGCAGTGAATGGGGAAGGTGGTTACGGTGGAGGCATGGGGTCCCCAGGGTTCATGCCAGTGGGGAAGCTACTGCGGCCAAGAAGCCCGACACGGCAGTGTTCAATTCCAAAGTCAGACAGCTCTCACTTCAGCCTGGCGTTGATGGAGTGCCAGGTGGGCAGCGCGGCCAGCGAGCACATCTTCCATGTGCAGGAGCATGAGCTGGTGTGCGCGGTGTCTGCCCAGACATCCTttgtggatgggatggggtgcGTGGTGTCCTCCCTTGATGTGCACTACTACTGGTGCAACTTCTGCACCTTCTCAACTGACACTAAGACACTACTCATGCAGCATGTGATGAAACACCGCTTCCACTGCCGCTTCTGCCGCTACCAGTCCTTCTCACGGGCAGACATCATCCACCACTCGGTCCACACCCACCCTGACTTCCGCGAGACGGCCAACACCACCAGGTACTGCACCCTGCTGTCCGACTACCTGCGTGTGCAGCACCCCAACAAAGCGCCGCTCAACCACCAGCATCAGCGCAAAAGGAAAAGTCCCTCAGGCGAGGAGCACggtgggcagcagcagcagcggaggAAACGAAACAAGTCTGGTCAGAATGGTGCAAAACACAAGGGCCCAGACAAAGTTCCTGCGGAGTGTGTACTTTTTGAGGTGGGCGtggaggatggggaaggaggaggaggggtggaggaaggtgggggggaggtgaggaaggaGGCAGACAGCAAGGGCAGCAGCCCCCCTTCTCTGGAGGAAGCGGCCATGGACGGCAGCTGTGGGTCCTCGTCATCGTCTGGCCCGTCCAGACTTGCTCACCCCACACAGCCCAAAGACCGGCCGGCGTCTGAATCAGCTGACCAGTCTGTTGCCCAGGGGTTTGGTCCAGTACCCATGGATGGCCAGCCAGCAGCTGTGCAGGTGTCATCAGAACCAGTGATGCCCCCACATTTGATGCCTGAGGCACTTCCTCTGAGCGGTTTCCAGCCGCCAGCCAGCTGTTCCAGCAGCAGCGGTTTCTCTGGCGGTTCCcgtaccaccaccccctcccccccgaacctGAGCACTGTGGGCGTGGGAGGCAGCCAGCAGGGCCCTGCAGAGTGGATCTGTATTTACTGCACTTTCACCAGTGCCTCCCAGAAGGGCATCAAGCGGCACTGCCTGCGCCAGCACAGGGGCAAGCCCTTCAAGTGTATCTCTCCTTGTGAACTGGATGAACGCTCAGCCCCACCTTTGATCCGCTATGATGATGCCAAGATGACGTCCTCTGCTGCCGATGTGGACTGTAATAGGGGGTCTTTACAAGTGAAGGGCTCTGTCGGTCAGACGGTGTATGTGGCCGGTCATGAAACAGCTGACACTGCTTATTCTGATGAACCACCTGTGCTAGTGAAACAAAAGCCAGTTGAGTTTGACATGTCTGTGGACACTTCCAAGGTCCACACCCGAAGGCCTCATATTCCTGCTGAACGAAAAGTGGACTTGAAGTGTTTCCACTGTGACTTTAAATCCCAGTACCTTAGTGATCTCCGCAGTCACATTTTCACCCACCACAGAGGGAAGAGTCTGAATGCCATGGATACCAAGGACAACACTGTTTTCTTGTGCTCAAAGTCTAGCTGTGCTTTCACTGCTTTCTCAGGACAGTCTTTCCTCAGCCATGCTCAGGAGTGCATTCCATGGCCAGAGCAGAAGCCCAGCGATTCTCTTGGACAAGATGTGGTGGAAAGCCTGAAGGCTACAACGCGTCTGGCTGAACATGACATGgtgtcttcctcccttccctcactcATGGATCCCAGTAAAGAAAACTCAGATGAGTTTGCATGCATCCATTGCAAAGATGGGTTTATCTCCAGCAGGAGAGAGACCAAGCGGCACATTGTGGAGTGCCATGGTGCCATGTGCTTTGTGATGAGGAACATGGTGGcttacaggaagaagaggaaagcgCTGGTGTACTTCTGTCAATGGTGCGTGTGGGAAGGGGAGAATAAGTTTCTCCATGACCTGCatggtgtgttctgtccagaccAGTACAAGAAGTTCAGTGACCAGGCCAACAGCCAGACCAGGAGGTTGTCACCTCAGGAAACCGGGAAAGACGAAGGCAGCATGACTGCCTCCAGCATTTCCGTTGATGACATGGGCATGCAACAGGCAGAACATGGAGAAGAGAACAGTACTGCCCATGTCTGCCCTGTGTCTCTGATCTCCAATACTGCTGAGATCAGTTCAGAGATCACAGCGTGTGGTCAGCCTGAGATGTTGGTGGAAGCACACAGTGTTCCTGGCTCTGACACTGCTGACCAGTGGAAACCTGCTGATGTGCCTCAGGGTGATCTTCAGGAGGAGGATATGCAAGCAGTGCTAAGTCTTCCAGAAATCATCACCATTGAGGACAGCCTTGATCCTCCTGGTGAAGAGTTTGATGGGACAATTGGCCCAGCAGATGTCAGCGTTACACAGAGTGACGTGTGCCCACGTCTCCTCCCTCCCGACATCAGTGCtgctgacaaagacacacatgtcacacatccCTCCCTGGTCAGTACTAGTGTTGCTGATAATGGTTTACTTCCCTTAGTCCTGATTCCACGTGTAAACTCCACTGAGAACATTGTTGACAGCCTGGACACCATACCAGCATTTGACACATGTAGTAACAGTGTTGAAACAGATTTTTTGTCAGATCTTGCTTTAAACATCAGTTTTAAAGTAGACTCTGCGCCAGATGTTGAGCCTTTCAACACTGAAGCCTCTCAGACTCTTCCTGATCTCCAAGCTGTCACTAACAGACCACACTCTGATGAGCACTGTGATAGCAACATGCCCACAGACGTTGTGTGCCCACCAGACTTGTCTGTGGACGTCCAGGTTGCTGGAAACGATGAGTCACAGAGCAGTGCTCCTGATGTCAGTGGTATAAAGAATGACGTGTACCCCAAGCCCCCAGACATCCACCCCATGGACAGCAGAATGACTTGTGCACCTCCTCTCCACTCTGCTGATGGCAGCCACAGTGAGTTCTCCATGGACAGTGCTCCAGCTGACTGTGTTGTGGACTTCACTGACTGTTCCACTCCCGCACTGCCAGACATCACAGCTACTGACAGCGTGCATCCATTACAGGTCTGTCCAGACGTTCAGGTCAGTCCCCACAGTGCTCTTCAAACTCTGTTGTCTGCTGAGCATTTAGAACCGGCAGATGGACTGTGTGAGGCAGATGATGACGAGAGAACAAACCTTTCGTGTAGCTCTTCAAACACCAGTGGTTCTGATAGTTCTGACCAGCCTCAGAGCCAGGTGTGTGAACAGCAAGTGATGTTACAGGGTCAGGGTAACAGCCAGAGTTCTGACCAGCCTCAGAACAAGGGGTCTGAACAGTTAGTGATGTCACAGGGACAGGGTGATGGCCAGGAGAAACAGCGGTGCAGCAAACCAAAACCTTCACGTAAAAAAGTGAAGGATGTGTGGGTTGACGACTATGAGGTGAAATGCCTTAATTGTGAGTACCAGGGCAATTCACTGAGGTCTTTGAAAACTCACATGATGGACGATCACAGCCAGACAGTGTCATTCCCCTTCAGAAGTATCCACCACAGGACATTGCACTACAGGTCCTCATTTTTCGCCTGCCCCTCTTTTGACTGCATGGTCTATGATGACAACGAATCTTCTATGGTCAATCACTACAGGGAGAATCACTCCTCTCAGCCACACCCGTACACCCTCCCCAGCTATACACCTGCTCCCGTCAAGTGTCGGCGAAGGACCAACACCAAGCCGCGCGGCCTCAAGAAGCCTCCCAGATCTCTCTCTCAGGCGATGGCCCAGGGTGCCAAAGCCCCAACGGATTGCTCAGAACAGTACATGTGTTTATACTGTGATCAGAATGTCTACACGGACACAGTGTCGGCCATGAAAGCTCACTGTCTCTCCAACCACACGGGTCAGACCATCACGGTGCGCGATGTCATGGCCCACAAGGAACGGCGGCCGTCGCGGTTCTTGGTGTGCGACCAGCCTGTCTGCGACTTCTGGACGTTTGAAAGGGACCAGCtggacagacacatggagacacagcaCTCAGAGCAGTTACTGGCCCTGGCTGACCGCTCCTTCCAGTGTGTTGCCTGCGGCTGGATCACCTCCGACGACGCCAGCGTCCACCGTCACGTGTTGGAGATGCACGAGAGTGAAGGGGGTGCCACTGTGGTGACCCTGGCTCACGGTGACGAGCAGCAGGCTGTGGAGGAAAGGTACATCACCATTGTGTCTGATGTCGACAGTCAGTGTCACTGA